The Paenibacillus tianjinensis genome has a window encoding:
- a CDS encoding YfbR-like 5'-deoxynucleotidase, which produces MGIHKYFRSLNELERIIRCPGKFKFEEHSVAAHSWKVVQYAKTLADIEEKHGAVIDWKKLYEITSSHDYGEIFIGDIKTPVKHSSLQLRSLIQQVEEGMVHNFIEEHIPEEFKSIFFHQLREGKDESLEGLILEVADKMDQVYEAFAEIQRGNTEKEFVVMYRNALIKIKNIDLRCVEYFLTEILPDMVNEETLSPVDIKRITEEALAL; this is translated from the coding sequence ATGGGAATTCATAAGTATTTCCGCTCGCTGAATGAGCTGGAACGGATCATCCGCTGCCCGGGTAAATTCAAATTCGAGGAGCATAGTGTAGCAGCCCACTCCTGGAAGGTTGTGCAGTATGCCAAAACCTTGGCTGATATCGAAGAAAAGCACGGTGCGGTCATTGACTGGAAGAAGCTGTATGAGATCACGAGCAGCCATGATTACGGAGAGATTTTTATCGGGGACATCAAAACGCCGGTGAAGCATTCCTCGCTGCAGCTGCGGTCGCTGATCCAGCAGGTTGAGGAAGGCATGGTTCATAACTTTATTGAGGAGCATATCCCGGAGGAGTTCAAAAGCATTTTCTTCCATCAGCTGCGTGAAGGCAAGGATGAGTCGCTGGAGGGGCTGATTCTGGAGGTTGCGGATAAAATGGATCAGGTCTATGAAGCTTTTGCCGAAATACAGCGGGGGAACACGGAGAAGGAATTTGTGGTGATGTACCGCAATGCGCTGATCAAGATTAAGAATATTGACCTGAGATGCGTGGAGTATTTCCTGACTGAGATTTTGCCGGATATGGTCAATGAAGAAACGTTGTCACCCGTGGATATTAAAAGAATTACGGAAGAGGCACTGGCTCTGTAA
- a CDS encoding peptidase M56 has translation MNRLNTGRGLKRKAVAAALVALVILAFLLKNQVAAMVTESTDLTSLTVTGIRLGQNIAELDLSRTPKDPSFTDKKAGDTEYVYYKDFSIAYNRSGEIIILRTMSPEGVVSAGELTLHTLEEAAGILGKHYTVRMYDYDQGLRARVYYDKKSRIKSSFVYPHKYRKEGIIIWAILERY, from the coding sequence ATGAACCGGCTGAACACAGGGAGAGGGTTAAAAAGAAAAGCGGTTGCAGCGGCTCTTGTGGCTCTCGTCATCCTGGCGTTCCTGCTGAAAAATCAGGTGGCGGCGATGGTTACGGAGTCAACAGACTTAACTTCATTAACGGTTACCGGAATCCGGCTGGGTCAGAATATAGCGGAGCTGGATTTGAGCCGAACCCCTAAGGACCCTTCTTTCACTGACAAAAAAGCAGGCGATACGGAGTATGTCTATTATAAGGACTTCTCCATCGCCTATAACAGGAGCGGAGAGATTATCATTCTGAGGACGATGTCTCCAGAGGGCGTAGTGAGTGCGGGAGAGCTGACGCTCCATACCCTTGAAGAGGCTGCCGGGATACTCGGGAAGCATTACACCGTCCGGATGTATGACTATGATCAAGGGCTGAGAGCCAGAGTGTATTATGACAAAAAAAGCCGGATCAAATCCAGCTTTGTCTATCCCCACAAATACCGCAAGGAGGGTATCATCATCTGGGCTATCCTTGAAAGGTATTGA
- a CDS encoding PspA/IM30 family protein, whose translation MSSIFERITTLTKAAIHEGLNKLEDPVLLTGQYLRDLDEKIGIAESKQRELRVTASVLERRKAEYQAQAENSEAAAVKAMSEGNEPAARASVMAKLRYQESIQETEGILEETLQTLAALEVNLHNAKAEHERLKAKRAELAERARKAAELSKQAAAQNRSGYSGAPGYGPIISAGAASRGFERMEDKINEWEAQAGQPAQAPAIDPALQNAVEAELARLRTQKPEDGSVK comes from the coding sequence ATGAGCAGCATATTCGAACGTATTACCACCCTTACCAAAGCAGCAATTCACGAAGGATTGAACAAACTGGAAGACCCGGTCCTGCTGACCGGACAATATCTGCGGGACCTGGATGAAAAAATCGGCATTGCCGAAAGCAAGCAGCGTGAGCTCAGAGTAACGGCAAGCGTGCTGGAACGCCGCAAAGCCGAATATCAGGCGCAGGCGGAGAACAGTGAAGCCGCTGCTGTCAAAGCGATGAGTGAAGGCAATGAACCGGCAGCCAGAGCTTCAGTAATGGCTAAGCTGCGGTACCAGGAAAGTATTCAGGAAACAGAAGGCATCCTCGAAGAAACACTTCAGACTCTTGCTGCGCTTGAGGTTAATCTGCACAATGCCAAAGCTGAGCATGAACGGCTGAAGGCGAAACGGGCAGAGCTGGCTGAACGCGCCCGCAAAGCGGCGGAGCTGAGCAAACAGGCTGCTGCTCAGAACCGTTCTGGATATTCTGGCGCTCCCGGATACGGACCGATCATTAGTGCCGGTGCAGCATCACGAGGCTTCGAACGGATGGAGGACAAGATCAATGAATGGGAAGCACAGGCAGGCCAGCCGGCCCAGGCTCCCGCCATTGATCCGGCACTGCAAAACGCTGTGGAAGCCGAGCTGGCGCGTCTGCGCACACAGAAGCCGGAAGATGGCAGCGTAAAGTAA
- a CDS encoding class I SAM-dependent methyltransferase, which translates to MPDTIQSILDIGCGFGISSNEYSRKGHQVTGVEPTTKMIAIAVAEGPNVRYLNDSFERAHGNLGTYDWIFCHNILEYTVDPEQFVQHIGGCQQQNGYVSLIAHNPAAKVMKKAILNKDPDSALASLSSNKEYSGLIQTEFIVYPYEQLAGWLQAAGYEIEERFGILNLYGYIADNEIKQDEDWHNRMLQLELELGKLSPYRDVAIFTHIIAKKSI; encoded by the coding sequence ATGCCTGATACGATCCAGTCTATCTTGGATATTGGCTGCGGCTTCGGTATTTCCAGTAACGAATACAGCCGGAAAGGTCACCAGGTTACTGGTGTTGAGCCTACAACGAAAATGATTGCGATTGCGGTAGCGGAAGGCCCAAACGTCCGCTACCTTAATGATTCCTTTGAGCGGGCTCATGGAAATCTGGGGACATACGATTGGATTTTTTGCCACAATATTCTTGAATATACGGTAGATCCGGAGCAGTTTGTCCAGCATATTGGCGGCTGTCAGCAGCAGAATGGTTATGTATCGCTAATTGCGCATAATCCGGCTGCGAAGGTCATGAAGAAAGCCATCCTGAATAAAGATCCGGACAGCGCACTTGCCAGCCTAAGCAGTAACAAGGAATACAGCGGACTTATTCAGACGGAGTTTATCGTATATCCTTATGAGCAGCTGGCAGGCTGGCTTCAGGCTGCAGGCTATGAAATTGAAGAACGTTTCGGGATCCTTAACCTGTACGGATATATCGCGGATAATGAAATCAAACAGGATGAGGACTGGCATAACCGGATGTTGCAATTGGAGCTGGAACTCGGCAAGCTGAGTCCTTACAGGGATGTCGCTATTTTTACGCATATTATCGCTAAGAAAAGCATCTGA
- a CDS encoding zinc ribbon domain-containing protein, whose translation MSFFDKFKAGVTEAGNKAMNVVEVNRLKLQNSSKQNEIDKQYQVMGKMLFEATLNESTLPKEAFAVNMNRVLVLKSEIEANLEQIEALGDGKHCKSCGSSVPAEARFCPNCGHTFAAPREPQVPLTPQEPKIAQTHQAPQVPEAEATPLSLEKQDTGDN comes from the coding sequence ATGAGTTTTTTTGACAAGTTTAAAGCGGGTGTGACCGAAGCCGGGAATAAGGCCATGAACGTGGTCGAGGTAAACCGTTTGAAGCTGCAAAACAGCAGCAAGCAGAATGAAATTGACAAGCAGTATCAGGTGATGGGCAAAATGCTGTTCGAAGCTACGCTTAATGAATCAACCCTGCCTAAAGAAGCCTTTGCGGTAAATATGAATCGTGTGCTCGTGCTGAAATCTGAGATTGAAGCCAATCTGGAGCAGATTGAAGCGCTGGGGGACGGGAAGCATTGTAAAAGCTGCGGCAGCAGTGTGCCGGCGGAAGCGCGTTTCTGTCCGAACTGCGGGCACACCTTCGCAGCTCCGCGTGAACCGCAGGTTCCGCTGACTCCGCAAGAGCCTAAGATTGCGCAAACTCACCAAGCGCCGCAAGTACCCGAGGCGGAGGCAACCCCCCTGTCACTGGAGAAACAAGACACCGGGGACAACTAA
- a CDS encoding protein phosphatase 2C domain-containing protein: MGQRMGGLSWVGSRERYLDHLKPATFENMVIGRYGGNSLAGADKNEDGLFILIGPGGTWEFSMLLDAHNTEESAELLIRTVKHISSEIEQCLSRPVHLAFKDLETLLLTTLGSDDFRSQCRKVTGETACLICVRKENYLWWFSVGDNSVYLLHPELAARGQYLLNQRNYYEWIGYVNTFDQPVACFSSGVRELRKGRNVIVMTTDGLLEYGRLKHDRQTFEDPCKLYQAFYNEKNLQSCVEAAILEVHEAQGRDSATVIAWTYYNERAAVMPSDAK; encoded by the coding sequence ATGGGTCAGAGAATGGGCGGGCTAAGCTGGGTTGGCAGCAGGGAGAGGTATCTGGATCATCTCAAGCCGGCAACTTTTGAAAATATGGTGATTGGCCGGTATGGCGGCAATTCACTGGCAGGCGCGGACAAAAATGAAGACGGGTTATTCATTCTAATTGGACCGGGCGGGACCTGGGAGTTCAGTATGCTGTTGGATGCCCATAATACGGAAGAAAGTGCAGAGCTGTTGATCAGGACAGTCAAACATATCTCCAGCGAGATTGAGCAATGCCTTTCGCGGCCTGTCCATCTGGCCTTTAAGGATTTGGAGACGCTGCTGCTCACGACCCTGGGATCTGATGATTTCAGAAGCCAGTGCAGGAAAGTTACAGGTGAAACAGCGTGCCTCATATGCGTGCGCAAGGAAAATTATCTGTGGTGGTTTTCGGTAGGCGACAACTCGGTGTATCTGCTGCATCCCGAACTGGCTGCCAGGGGGCAATACCTGCTGAATCAGCGTAACTATTATGAGTGGATCGGATATGTAAATACCTTTGATCAGCCGGTAGCCTGCTTCTCCTCTGGGGTCAGGGAATTGAGAAAAGGGCGCAATGTGATCGTCATGACCACAGATGGCCTTTTGGAATACGGGCGTCTGAAGCATGACCGGCAGACCTTTGAGGATCCGTGTAAGCTGTACCAAGCATTTTATAATGAAAAAAATTTGCAGTCCTGTGTAGAGGCCGCAATCTTGGAAGTACATGAAGCGCAAGGCCGCGACAGTGCTACCGTTATTGCCTGGACTTACTATAATGAGCGGGCGGCGGTAATGCCTAGTGATGCCAAATAG
- a CDS encoding PspC domain-containing protein translates to MKKLFRSETDKKVTGLCGGLARYFNLDTTLVRLLVAAAAIFSFGTVVFIYIVASIIVPKESFSGFTDSFDHY, encoded by the coding sequence ATGAAAAAATTATTCCGTTCCGAGACAGACAAGAAAGTTACTGGTTTATGCGGAGGGCTGGCCCGTTACTTTAATCTTGATACCACGCTCGTCAGACTGCTTGTAGCAGCCGCTGCAATTTTCAGCTTCGGTACAGTGGTATTCATCTATATCGTTGCCAGCATTATCGTCCCTAAAGAATCTTTCTCAGGTTTCACCGATAGCTTCGATCATTATTAA